CTGCGGGCGGTCGAATCGGAGGGGAATACGTGCGACTAACGAAAGCGGAGTTCAGCGGCTTCGGACGCCTTGCTAACGCCCAGATCAATCTCGACCATAAGGTGGTCGCCATCGTCGGCCCCAATGAGGCTGGCAAAACAACGCTCCTGAAGGCGCTCGCCTACATCGACAGCGGCCAGTCGCTCACCGTTGTGGAGCGGTCGAGGAGCCTTCCCGGCGGAATCCCTGACGATCACGTCGTGGTGCGAGTTCAATATCGGCTGAATGAGAACGATCAGGCCGCCACTGCCCATCTCGACCTGAACGAGGCACCAACTGATCTCTGGCTCTCCCGGACTGCTGGACCGGGTGATATTCGTACCGAGGTCATTCCGCGCCCCAGAAAGAATCTGTTCACTCTCGTTTCCGCATTTGAGGCTCTTAAGTCTGCGGGAACGACTGCTGCCATCGCGGATCTGGAACCTGACACGCCAGAGGACGACGATTCGCAGGAGATTAGCGACGAGCGCGCCACGTTCGCTCGCCGCTTGAGAGATGCACTAGGCGCGCTGGATCTAAATGACACGTCCAACATACAGAGCCAGGCCAGCGAATTTGGCGCAAGCAGGTGGATTGAGAAATTCGACGAATACGGCCTGGGAGGAGATATCCGGAACGCATTGGAACTCGTTCAAGAATGGATCGGCCGGACCGACCCTACGGAGCAGGTCACCACCATTCTTTACAACCGTTCGCCGGAGATCCTTATGTTCTCCGATGAGCACAGGTTTCTGGCCCCGAGTTACGAGCTGACCGACGAGAACGTCGACAAACCACCGGCTGCGTTAGGAAACATCGCCGCGATTGCCGAGCTCCCAGTCGCCGAGCTTTGGAGATCGATCAACAACGGGGAGGAAGGAGCTCGTGAGACCTTGATCGACCAAGCAAACCAGACCCTACAGAAGAAGTTTGAGCAGACATGGAACCAGTCAAAGGTATCGGTGCACCTGAAGATCAACGGTTTCAGCTTAGAAGTCCGGATCAAGCAGGACGGGCGCACGATCACGCAGTTCCACGAACGCAGCGCAGGATTGCAGATGTTTGTAGCACTGGTGGCGTTCCTGACTACCAAGGGGCAGGCGGTGCCTCCGATTCTCTTGATCGACGAAGCTGAGACCCACCTCCACATCGACGCTCAGGCCGACTTAGTAAACGAGTTCATGACCCAGACTCGGGCAGCGAAAATCATCTATACGACCCATTCGCCAGCTTGTCTACCGCCCGATCTGGGAACGAATATCCGCGCCGTTGCTCCCGATCCCGACAACGGACAACGGAGTGTGATCGAGGGCAGCTTCTGGACGAAAGGGGCTGGATACACACCGTTGATGCTCGCGATGGGTGCTGGAGCAGCAGCGTTCTCGGCAGCACGCAAGGTCGTGCTCGCCGAGGGGGCAACAGAGATGCTCATGTTGCCGACGCTGATCAAGACGGCAATCGATGCCGCGGACCTCGATTACCAAGTAGCGCCGGGGCTTTCCGAAGTGCCTGTCTCGATGTACCCAGAACTTGACCTCGAAGGTGCCCGGGTTGCGTTCTTGGTCGACGGCGATGGGGGCGGTAGCGACTTGCGGGATGCACTCATTGAAGCTGGTGTTCCAGCGAATCGCATCGTCACACTTGGAGCGCTGACCATTGAGAATCTGTTGGACCCAGACGCGTACAAACAGGCTGTGGTGATGCTTATCAACGAGGCCGCGGGTGCCAAAAGGGTCACTGCCGAAGACATTCCCGACCTCCCTGTGGACACAACGTCATTGTGGCCGAAGATCATAGGCAATTGGGCCAAGGCCGAGGGACACCCGCTGCCGGGAAAGCGGGTGGTTGCCAGCCGCCTCGTCGAAGATGGCCTGGCCAGGCCGAGTCAAGCTGGCATCGAAATACTCAAGGCCGCCCACGCTGCGCTGAGCGGCATACTTGATGGAGCAACGACGTGAGGTGCTGTCCCACGTCATCGCAAGCTCGCGGTAGGCCGTCGCGAAGGACACCCCGAGGCGGGCTGCGATTTCGGCAGCCCGCCAAGCTGCGAGGCGGCGGTGCATAGCGATGGTTCGCGGGAAGCTCAGAGAGGCGGCCCGGCAGATGCGTGAGCGGGTATCCGCGCCACCAGATCAAATCGTCATCTTCGCAGGGCTCCCGAGATTCTGCGCCTGGCCAATCCTCCTCCAGATCCAGCAGGTAGTAGTACAGCGCCGCGTTGTCGTCCTCGGCCCAAGGACCTGGGTCGATGAGTGACCTTCGGGTGTCGCGCGCCAAGCCCCAGGTGCGATCCGAGGCGGGCGTGATG
The sequence above is drawn from the Mycolicibacterium neoaurum VKM Ac-1815D genome and encodes:
- a CDS encoding AAA family ATPase; amino-acid sequence: MRLTKAEFSGFGRLANAQINLDHKVVAIVGPNEAGKTTLLKALAYIDSGQSLTVVERSRSLPGGIPDDHVVVRVQYRLNENDQAATAHLDLNEAPTDLWLSRTAGPGDIRTEVIPRPRKNLFTLVSAFEALKSAGTTAAIADLEPDTPEDDDSQEISDERATFARRLRDALGALDLNDTSNIQSQASEFGASRWIEKFDEYGLGGDIRNALELVQEWIGRTDPTEQVTTILYNRSPEILMFSDEHRFLAPSYELTDENVDKPPAALGNIAAIAELPVAELWRSINNGEEGARETLIDQANQTLQKKFEQTWNQSKVSVHLKINGFSLEVRIKQDGRTITQFHERSAGLQMFVALVAFLTTKGQAVPPILLIDEAETHLHIDAQADLVNEFMTQTRAAKIIYTTHSPACLPPDLGTNIRAVAPDPDNGQRSVIEGSFWTKGAGYTPLMLAMGAGAAAFSAARKVVLAEGATEMLMLPTLIKTAIDAADLDYQVAPGLSEVPVSMYPELDLEGARVAFLVDGDGGGSDLRDALIEAGVPANRIVTLGALTIENLLDPDAYKQAVVMLINEAAGAKRVTAEDIPDLPVDTTSLWPKIIGNWAKAEGHPLPGKRVVASRLVEDGLARPSQAGIEILKAAHAALSGILDGATT